One Theropithecus gelada isolate Dixy chromosome 3, Tgel_1.0, whole genome shotgun sequence genomic window carries:
- the CAV2 gene encoding caveolin-2 isoform X2 has protein sequence MGRSTQGKHSQSHHSGLEYADPEKFADSGQDRDPHRLNSHLKLGFEDVIAEPVTTHSFDKVWICSHALFEISKYVMYKFLTVFLAIPLAFIAGILFATLSCLHIWILMPFVKTCLMVLPSVQTIWKSVTDVFIAPLCTSVGRSFSSVSLQLSQD, from the exons ATGGGCCGAAGCACGCAGGGCAAACACAGCCAGAG CCACCACAGCGGCCTCGAGTACGCCGACCCCGAGAAGTTCGCGGACTCGGGCCAGGACCGGGATCCCCACCGGCTCAACTCGCATCTCAAG CTGGGCTTCGAGGATGTGATCGCAGAGCCGGTGACTACGCACTCCTTTGACAAAGTGTGGATCTGCAGCCATGCCCTCTTTGAAATCAGCAAATACGTAATGTACAAGTTCCTGACGGTGTTCCTGGCCATTCCCCTGGCCTTCATTGCGGGAATTCTCTTTGCCACCCTCAGCTGTCTGCACATCTG GATTTTAATGCCTTTTGTAAAGACCTGCCTAATGGTTCTGCCTTCAGTGCAGACAATATGGAAGAGTGTGACAGATGTTTTCATTGCTCCATTGTGTACAAGCGTAGGACGAAGCTTCTCTTCTGTCAGCCTGCAACTGAGCCAGGACTGA
- the CAV2 gene encoding caveolin-2 isoform X3 — translation MGLETEKADVQLFMDDDSYSHHSGLEYADPEKFADSGQDRDPHRLNSHLKDFNAFCKDLPNGSAFSADNMEECDRCFHCSIVYKRRTKLLFCQPATEPGLNTWTPGLEIRIL, via the exons ATGGGACTGGAGACGGAGAAGGCGGACGTGCAGCTCTTCATGGACGACGACTCCTACAGCCACCACAGCGGCCTCGAGTACGCCGACCCCGAGAAGTTCGCGGACTCGGGCCAGGACCGGGATCCCCACCGGCTCAACTCGCATCTCAAG GATTTTAATGCCTTTTGTAAAGACCTGCCTAATGGTTCTGCCTTCAGTGCAGACAATATGGAAGAGTGTGACAGATGTTTTCATTGCTCCATTGTGTACAAGCGTAGGACGAAGCTTCTCTTCTGTCAGCCTGCAACTGAGCCAGGACTGAATACTTGGACCCCAGGTCTGGAGATTCGGATACTGTAA
- the CAV2 gene encoding caveolin-2 isoform X1, with translation MGLETEKADVQLFMDDDSYSHHSGLEYADPEKFADSGQDRDPHRLNSHLKLGFEDVIAEPVTTHSFDKVWICSHALFEISKYVMYKFLTVFLAIPLAFIAGILFATLSCLHIWILMPFVKTCLMVLPSVQTIWKSVTDVFIAPLCTSVGRSFSSVSLQLSQD, from the exons ATGGGACTGGAGACGGAGAAGGCGGACGTGCAGCTCTTCATGGACGACGACTCCTACAGCCACCACAGCGGCCTCGAGTACGCCGACCCCGAGAAGTTCGCGGACTCGGGCCAGGACCGGGATCCCCACCGGCTCAACTCGCATCTCAAG CTGGGCTTCGAGGATGTGATCGCAGAGCCGGTGACTACGCACTCCTTTGACAAAGTGTGGATCTGCAGCCATGCCCTCTTTGAAATCAGCAAATACGTAATGTACAAGTTCCTGACGGTGTTCCTGGCCATTCCCCTGGCCTTCATTGCGGGAATTCTCTTTGCCACCCTCAGCTGTCTGCACATCTG GATTTTAATGCCTTTTGTAAAGACCTGCCTAATGGTTCTGCCTTCAGTGCAGACAATATGGAAGAGTGTGACAGATGTTTTCATTGCTCCATTGTGTACAAGCGTAGGACGAAGCTTCTCTTCTGTCAGCCTGCAACTGAGCCAGGACTGA